From Mesotoga sp. BH458_6_3_2_1, one genomic window encodes:
- a CDS encoding bifunctional 2',3'-cyclic-nucleotide 2'-phosphodiesterase/3'-nucleotidase, with the protein MPERRKVLSLVLLILVAFSSALFSAAGKSVHSLVIMGTTDMHQYIMPYDYMGDKPNESIGLAKVFTLIEKFRSDNPNTLLFDTGDFIQGSLVGDYEADVNPLKGFDFQTIVRAYNYIGYDAVSVGNHDVTDFGLEFFERAKSNSVFPWVSSNIRLADDPKGFLTDPYVILDREVDGIPIKIGVIGFTPPQIMSWGRRHLEGNVFTQAIVEQAEKYIPILRDQADLVIAVAHTGISTDEITSYDAQENAAYYLAQIEGIDAMILGHQHSHFPGDFADIESIDNDKGLIFGVPTVLPGSWGSHLGVISLDLAYDWNTGEWEVLDGSAALVPVDADVETHPLLAELVWPKHEATIEYVRTPIGWTDTEITSYFSRIMDNPVTQIINEAQMWWAEREFAGSEYEWLPILSAAAPFIAGRQGPSYFTHVQGDISIGSITDIYIYPNTVYVAKLNGEQIKDWLEAAASNFNQIDPLSTEPQHIVNYDFREYNFDVIEGIDYVYDITRPAGQRLISATFEGNPLDESMEFLVVTNNYRGSGGGNFPHVADNVILATTEINREAIIKYIQYIGEVDPVPTNNWKILPIDTTGPLLYRSSPEGVGYIERNAIRGIDFLEVDEAGWGVYKVDLVELAEYIEEAALQEVN; encoded by the coding sequence ATGCCTGAAAGAAGAAAGGTTCTGTCGCTTGTTCTGCTTATTCTGGTAGCTTTTTCGAGTGCGCTGTTTTCCGCTGCTGGCAAGTCTGTCCATAGCCTTGTCATAATGGGTACAACAGACATGCATCAATACATAATGCCCTATGACTACATGGGGGACAAGCCGAATGAAAGTATAGGTCTTGCAAAGGTTTTCACGCTAATTGAAAAGTTTAGGAGTGACAATCCGAACACTCTGCTCTTCGACACAGGTGACTTCATTCAGGGAAGCCTTGTCGGAGATTACGAGGCCGATGTGAATCCTCTTAAGGGATTCGACTTCCAGACCATCGTTCGCGCCTACAACTACATAGGATATGACGCAGTCTCTGTCGGAAATCACGATGTTACTGACTTTGGCCTGGAATTTTTTGAACGAGCGAAAAGCAATTCGGTTTTTCCCTGGGTGTCATCAAACATAAGGCTTGCAGATGATCCCAAGGGATTCTTGACCGACCCATACGTAATTCTCGACCGAGAAGTTGACGGAATCCCGATCAAGATCGGTGTGATCGGGTTCACGCCGCCACAGATTATGAGCTGGGGAAGACGTCATCTTGAAGGCAACGTCTTCACACAGGCCATTGTCGAACAAGCAGAAAAGTACATTCCTATCCTCAGAGATCAGGCAGATCTCGTAATTGCAGTTGCCCACACGGGAATCTCCACAGATGAAATAACCAGTTATGACGCTCAGGAGAACGCCGCCTATTATCTCGCTCAGATCGAAGGTATTGACGCAATGATTCTTGGTCACCAACATTCTCATTTTCCGGGTGATTTCGCAGACATCGAGAGCATCGATAACGACAAAGGCCTAATCTTCGGTGTTCCTACTGTACTTCCGGGTTCTTGGGGTTCACACTTAGGTGTAATAAGTCTCGACCTCGCCTATGACTGGAATACGGGAGAGTGGGAAGTGTTAGATGGTTCGGCAGCTCTTGTTCCAGTAGACGCCGATGTCGAAACCCATCCGCTTCTGGCTGAACTCGTTTGGCCGAAGCACGAAGCGACGATTGAGTATGTAAGAACTCCCATCGGCTGGACCGATACAGAGATAACGTCTTACTTCTCAAGAATAATGGACAATCCTGTCACTCAGATCATAAACGAAGCTCAAATGTGGTGGGCGGAGCGTGAATTTGCCGGTTCCGAATATGAATGGCTCCCAATTCTCAGCGCCGCTGCTCCATTCATTGCCGGCAGACAGGGACCATCGTATTTTACGCACGTACAGGGCGATATTTCTATCGGATCGATCACTGATATCTACATATATCCAAATACCGTCTATGTTGCAAAGCTAAACGGTGAGCAGATAAAAGACTGGCTAGAGGCGGCCGCAAGCAACTTCAATCAGATTGATCCGTTGTCTACAGAGCCGCAGCATATAGTCAACTACGATTTTAGGGAATACAACTTTGACGTAATCGAGGGAATTGATTATGTTTACGACATAACCAGACCTGCTGGCCAGCGCCTGATTTCTGCGACCTTTGAAGGCAATCCGCTTGATGAATCAATGGAATTCTTGGTAGTGACAAACAACTACAGAGGGAGCGGAGGAGGAAATTTCCCACATGTGGCAGACAACGTAATTCTAGCGACAACCGAGATAAATCGTGAAGCCATAATCAAGTACATACAGTATATAGGTGAAGTTGATCCAGTTCCAACAAACAACTGGAAAATCCTGCCGATTGACACGACCGGGCCGCTTCTCTACCGTTCTTCTCCCGAAGGCGTAGGATACATCGAGAGGAATGCAATCCGAGGAATAGATTTCCTTGAAGTTGATGAGGCAGGATGGGGAGTCTACAAAGTAGATCTGGTAGAACTCGCTGAATACATTGAAGAAGCAGCGCTGCAGGAAGTCAATTAG
- a CDS encoding DUF6305 family protein has product MKPKISMLFTAILVAFLISPLSAANLEPIAKPPIIATAIGDGAASDVLAIVCEMHGIDYENILQLKPEDFTERLDSENAPGTLIIAPGAMVEGDLYTVCGVEEIDVGQEISRIEDLISIAKKRGVPVVAIHIEGGFTSPDNDPRQSFDLLMPKADYIILVSPEGPSEYFSALSEETGVQLIVVYKAERIVDALELLFSMGGS; this is encoded by the coding sequence ATGAAACCAAAAATATCGATGCTATTTACAGCCATACTTGTTGCGTTTCTTATATCGCCACTTTCTGCAGCGAATCTTGAACCCATTGCAAAGCCCCCGATTATTGCAACGGCGATAGGCGACGGTGCAGCATCAGATGTTCTCGCTATAGTCTGTGAAATGCACGGAATTGATTACGAAAACATTCTTCAGTTGAAACCCGAAGACTTTACCGAGAGACTCGATTCGGAAAATGCGCCCGGAACTCTCATTATTGCCCCTGGTGCCATGGTCGAGGGAGATCTATATACCGTATGCGGTGTTGAGGAAATCGATGTAGGGCAGGAGATTTCCAGAATTGAGGACCTAATATCAATTGCCAAGAAGCGAGGAGTTCCTGTTGTAGCCATTCACATTGAAGGAGGCTTCACTTCTCCAGACAACGATCCGAGGCAGTCATTCGACTTGCTTATGCCCAAAGCCGACTACATAATCCTGGTATCGCCGGAAGGGCCGAGTGAGTATTTCTCCGCGCTCTCGGAGGAAACCGGAGTACAACTGATAGTTGTTTATAAGGCGGAAAGAATCGTAGATGCTCTTGAACTGTTATTCTCAATGGGTGGATCGTGA
- a CDS encoding transglutaminase-like domain-containing protein — MKSLIALLALVLLATAPVSALEKSSDYYTTQNETKSKMEFTVTFDEAKNTIRMYYPQINADELFYEFIEERDIQRRIVDGSEMFFTGFESNLFYRDLDLVEQNPEWADHFTEAVRFVLSEYGRERQAGFAEFKQPWSAFFDPREFLVEYSIEVPRLDLPDEGDLKIWLPLPLNRLGQDMIEIIDIVPAESVVGFPRIDGEIAYMLLSFELVSLEEDLNIKVLFSFRHFRQEFDIDPSQIGDYDWESPLYIENTLSTESIYYNEEMKDLAGRIIGEEKNAYLQARLLYDYVVENIFYSLIAHASLEAEGIPESLFAMEHGYGDCGMQSMFFAALCRSIGIPARTPGGFQLFSGQLGTHFWAEFYLPNYGWIPVDTSVGQGVMYSVGVTEEESRIYKDFYFGNLDPLRMVVQNSVDMMPEERPKDIQPLEKVMQFPFVESEFGNENLELSDLITDSFTIRALPLR; from the coding sequence ATGAAGAGTTTGATAGCATTATTGGCATTAGTCTTACTTGCGACGGCACCAGTCTCTGCTCTTGAGAAGAGCTCGGATTACTACACCACACAGAACGAAACAAAGTCTAAAATGGAATTCACAGTTACATTCGATGAGGCCAAAAACACAATCCGGATGTACTATCCTCAAATTAATGCGGATGAGCTGTTTTATGAGTTCATTGAAGAAAGAGACATTCAAAGAAGGATCGTGGATGGCTCCGAGATGTTCTTCACGGGCTTCGAAAGCAATCTCTTCTACAGAGATCTCGATCTGGTGGAGCAGAATCCAGAATGGGCAGATCACTTCACAGAAGCCGTAAGATTCGTTCTTTCAGAATATGGACGGGAGAGACAGGCAGGCTTTGCGGAGTTCAAGCAACCATGGAGCGCTTTCTTCGATCCTCGGGAGTTTCTGGTCGAATACTCGATCGAGGTTCCCAGGTTAGATCTTCCAGATGAAGGCGATCTAAAGATCTGGCTTCCCCTTCCGCTGAACAGGTTAGGGCAGGATATGATAGAGATAATAGACATAGTCCCGGCCGAAAGCGTTGTTGGCTTTCCCAGAATCGATGGGGAGATTGCTTATATGCTTCTTTCTTTTGAGCTTGTCTCTCTAGAGGAAGATCTAAACATAAAGGTGTTATTTTCTTTCAGGCATTTCAGGCAGGAATTCGACATCGATCCTTCGCAAATCGGAGACTATGACTGGGAAAGCCCTCTATACATAGAAAATACCCTATCTACCGAATCCATATACTACAATGAAGAGATGAAAGATCTTGCCGGAAGGATCATCGGAGAAGAGAAAAACGCTTATCTTCAGGCCAGACTCCTTTACGATTATGTAGTCGAGAACATTTTCTACAGTCTAATTGCCCACGCCTCTCTAGAGGCTGAAGGTATTCCCGAAAGCCTCTTTGCTATGGAACACGGATATGGAGATTGCGGAATGCAGTCTATGTTCTTTGCAGCTTTATGCAGGTCTATTGGAATACCGGCGAGAACACCCGGGGGTTTTCAGCTCTTTTCCGGACAGCTCGGCACTCACTTCTGGGCTGAGTTCTATCTCCCGAATTACGGCTGGATTCCAGTAGATACGTCAGTCGGACAGGGTGTAATGTACTCTGTCGGAGTAACTGAGGAAGAAAGCAGAATCTATAAGGATTTCTACTTCGGGAACCTCGATCCACTGAGAATGGTAGTTCAAAATTCAGTCGACATGATGCCAGAAGAAAGGCCGAAGGACATTCAGCCTCTGGAGAAGGTAATGCAGTTCCCGTTTGTGGAGAGCGAATTCGGAAACGAAAACCTTGAACTTAGCGATCTGATAACCGACAGTTTCACGATCAGGGCTCTACCGCTGAGATAA
- a CDS encoding transcription initiation factor TFIIIB produces MIRTDKCPNCGSLDIGKGYWSGYAALMPLGKPLSMGSKVIVRVCRECGHIFDLQAEKPEKF; encoded by the coding sequence ATGATTCGAACGGACAAGTGCCCAAACTGTGGCTCACTGGACATTGGAAAGGGTTACTGGTCAGGTTATGCAGCCCTTATGCCTTTAGGAAAGCCTCTTTCGATGGGATCTAAGGTTATCGTGCGCGTTTGTAGAGAATGTGGACATATTTTCGATCTCCAAGCAGAAAAGCCAGAGAAGTTCTGA